In Cloacibacillus sp., the following are encoded in one genomic region:
- a CDS encoding PilT/PilU family type 4a pilus ATPase — translation MPGFVLKDTLIRGINSCASDVHLSVGDVPMLRIDGNLVRIPDAQPLTAEEMREAVRELLTESQIEHFDDEREYDFSFSLDMGVKEQRFRANFSHEKGNPALALRAITANIRTMKQLGLPDDLKVMTQKNNGLFLVTGPTGSGKSTTLAAIIQEINLSRSVHIVTIEDPIEYLYTSEVALIHQRELGRDTKTFAEALRRAMRQDPDVIMIGELRDLETISSAITAAETGHLVLATLHTRDAAQSIDRIIDVFPPYQQQQIRIQLSSMLLGVMSQQLIPLKGIPGRTVATEYLVATNAVRNYIREGKSSQIKNVIQTGSSLGMHTMDQDLAHLCRDGMIGRKEALGHAYDVESFNRYMM, via the coding sequence ATGCCGGGATTTGTTCTGAAAGATACCCTGATAAGGGGAATAAACAGCTGCGCGAGCGACGTGCACCTAAGCGTCGGCGATGTGCCGATGCTGCGAATAGACGGAAATCTTGTACGTATCCCCGACGCTCAGCCGCTGACGGCGGAGGAGATGCGCGAGGCGGTGCGCGAACTGCTGACGGAGAGCCAGATCGAACACTTCGACGATGAGCGGGAATACGACTTCAGCTTCAGCCTCGACATGGGGGTAAAGGAGCAGCGTTTCCGCGCCAACTTCTCTCACGAAAAGGGAAATCCGGCGCTTGCGCTGCGCGCAATCACCGCCAACATTCGTACGATGAAGCAGCTGGGGCTGCCGGACGACCTCAAGGTGATGACGCAGAAGAACAACGGTCTTTTTCTCGTCACGGGGCCGACCGGCTCCGGTAAGTCGACGACGCTCGCGGCGATCATCCAGGAGATAAATCTATCTCGTTCCGTGCATATCGTGACGATAGAGGACCCGATAGAATACCTCTATACCTCAGAGGTGGCGCTCATCCATCAGCGCGAGCTTGGCCGTGATACAAAAACCTTCGCCGAGGCGCTGCGCCGCGCGATGCGTCAGGACCCCGACGTCATCATGATCGGCGAATTGCGCGACCTCGAAACGATATCCTCCGCGATCACCGCCGCCGAGACGGGACATCTCGTGCTCGCGACGCTCCACACGCGCGACGCGGCCCAGAGTATCGACAGGATAATCGACGTCTTTCCCCCATATCAGCAGCAGCAGATACGCATCCAGCTCTCTTCGATGCTGCTGGGCGTCATGTCGCAGCAGCTGATCCCCCTCAAGGGGATACCGGGAAGGACGGTGGCGACGGAATATCTTGTCGCGACCAACGCTGTGCGCAACTATATCCGCGAGGGAAAGAGTTCGCAGATAAAGAATGTCATCCAGACCGGTTCGTCGCTCGGTATGCATACGATGGACCAGGACCTCGCCCACCTCTGCCGTGACGGCATGATCGGCAGAAAAGAGGCGTTGGGCCACGCCTATGATGTGGAGAGTTTCAACCGCTATATGATGTAG
- the efp gene encoding elongation factor P, protein MAQIVDTSDFRPGLKIKWEGGMWVILECSHHKMGRGGAIVRGKLRNLETGSGVDQSFKSGERFERIIFDEKPAQYQYKDGEDFVFMDMESYDQVTLSPDVLGDMVKFLIDDLEVSFDMYEGRVMGIELPNQVTMKITDTPPGFKGDTASGGGKPATTETGLVVTVPFFVENGEEIVVDTRTGEYLERAKK, encoded by the coding sequence ATGGCACAGATAGTTGATACGAGCGATTTCCGTCCCGGCCTGAAGATCAAATGGGAGGGCGGAATGTGGGTCATCCTCGAATGTTCGCATCATAAGATGGGAAGAGGCGGCGCGATCGTCCGCGGCAAGCTCCGCAATCTCGAGACCGGTTCAGGCGTAGACCAGTCGTTTAAGTCGGGCGAGCGTTTTGAAAGGATCATCTTCGACGAGAAGCCCGCGCAGTATCAGTATAAGGACGGCGAGGATTTCGTCTTTATGGATATGGAATCCTACGACCAGGTGACGCTCTCGCCCGACGTTCTCGGCGATATGGTAAAGTTCCTTATAGACGACCTTGAGGTCAGCTTTGACATGTACGAGGGACGCGTGATGGGTATAGAGCTCCCGAACCAGGTGACGATGAAGATCACCGACACACCGCCAGGATTTAAGGGTGATACGGCCTCCGGCGGCGGCAAGCCCGCTACGACCGAGACAGGCCTTGTGGTTACTGTTCCGTTCTTTGTGGAAAACGGCGAGGAAATTGTCGTCGACACAAGGACGGGAGAGTATTTAGAGCGAGCGAAGAAGTAA
- a CDS encoding ATPase, T2SS/T4P/T4SS family — protein MAHQQIKVIRLGELLLNAGVISQENLNAALAEQKVSHLRLGEILIKEGYLTENHLAEALCTQLDLEAVSLVKMRPQQEALSLVPENVATRLNLLPLQLIGDDRIVVAMADPMDTYAVDELYLLTNREIDIRVATSTDIHKALVSYYRVQTSVHDAMTDVMKQEQAVQSAPNIVTVSQTTAQDVTNIAADAAPVVRLVNSILEQAVREKASDIHIEPTESMTRVRLRIDGTLFSNIEIPSNLHLPLIARIKILSGMDIAEKRRPQDGRILIKVAGSRIDLRVSTLPSILGEKVVLRLLDQSNDRIGMEKLGFGDTQRELLHEAIMASNGIVLATGPTGSGKSTTLYSLLEILNDPSKNIITLEDPVEFTIAGLTQIQINERIGLTFGSALRSILRQDPDIIMVGEIRDTETAQLAVRVALTGHLVLSTLHTNDAPTAVNRLVDMGVSRFLLASSLRAVLAQRLVRSLCPHCKEKLFVNAAMEAETGIPAGTMVYGPKGCPECRFTGYKGRTVIAEIMPVDNTLRAMINDGASEQELRDYSRRFGMITLREDARRKVEEGITSIDEMLFTTIID, from the coding sequence ATGGCCCACCAGCAGATAAAGGTCATCCGGCTTGGAGAGCTTCTGCTCAACGCCGGCGTGATATCGCAGGAAAATCTTAACGCCGCGCTCGCGGAGCAGAAGGTCTCGCATCTCCGCCTCGGGGAGATCCTGATAAAAGAGGGATATCTGACGGAGAACCACCTAGCGGAGGCTCTCTGTACGCAGCTGGACCTTGAGGCCGTATCTCTCGTAAAGATGCGCCCGCAGCAGGAGGCGCTGTCGCTCGTCCCTGAGAATGTGGCGACGCGTCTCAACCTCCTGCCGCTTCAGCTCATCGGCGACGACAGGATCGTCGTGGCGATGGCCGACCCGATGGATACCTACGCGGTAGACGAACTTTATCTGCTCACGAATAGGGAGATCGATATACGCGTCGCCACCTCGACGGACATCCATAAGGCCCTTGTCAGTTACTACCGGGTGCAGACCAGCGTCCACGACGCGATGACCGACGTCATGAAGCAGGAGCAGGCGGTGCAGTCCGCTCCCAACATCGTCACCGTTTCGCAGACGACGGCGCAGGACGTCACCAATATCGCCGCCGACGCCGCGCCCGTCGTGCGTCTTGTAAACAGCATTCTTGAGCAGGCGGTGCGCGAAAAGGCCTCCGACATCCACATCGAGCCGACGGAATCGATGACGCGCGTGCGTCTCCGTATCGACGGCACGCTGTTCAGCAATATAGAGATCCCCAGCAACCTCCACCTGCCGCTCATTGCCCGTATCAAGATACTTTCGGGGATGGACATCGCGGAAAAGCGGCGTCCGCAGGACGGACGAATCCTCATCAAGGTCGCGGGCTCGCGCATCGACCTGCGCGTTTCGACGCTCCCATCCATTTTGGGTGAGAAGGTGGTGCTGCGTCTGCTGGACCAGAGCAACGACCGCATCGGGATGGAAAAGCTTGGCTTCGGCGACACACAGCGGGAGCTGCTGCACGAGGCGATCATGGCCTCCAACGGCATCGTGCTCGCCACGGGGCCGACCGGCTCAGGCAAGTCTACGACGCTCTATTCGCTGCTGGAGATACTGAACGACCCCTCGAAGAATATCATCACGCTTGAGGACCCGGTCGAATTCACGATCGCCGGTCTCACTCAGATACAGATCAACGAAAGGATCGGGCTTACCTTCGGGAGCGCCCTGCGCTCGATCCTGCGCCAGGACCCAGACATAATAATGGTCGGAGAGATCCGCGACACGGAGACCGCGCAGCTCGCGGTGCGCGTCGCGCTTACTGGGCATCTCGTCCTCAGCACGCTCCATACGAACGACGCGCCGACCGCCGTCAACCGTCTCGTCGACATGGGAGTGTCGCGCTTCCTTCTGGCCTCCTCGCTGCGCGCCGTGCTCGCCCAGCGCCTTGTGCGCAGCCTCTGTCCGCATTGTAAGGAGAAGCTCTTCGTCAACGCGGCGATGGAGGCGGAGACGGGCATCCCCGCCGGTACGATGGTCTACGGTCCGAAGGGCTGTCCGGAATGCCGCTTCACCGGTTATAAGGGACGCACGGTGATCGCCGAGATCATGCCGGTGGATAATACGCTGCGCGCGATGATAAACGACGGCGCTTCGGAACAGGAGCTGCGCGACTACTCGCGCCGTTTTGGAATGATAACGCTGCGCGAGGACGCGCGCCGCAAGGTGGAAGAGGGCATTACGAGCATCGACGAGATGCTCTTTACGACGATCATAGATTAG
- the mtnA gene encoding S-methyl-5-thioribose-1-phosphate isomerase — translation MLPATIIWEEGRLLLLDQRQLPRRTEYVTCESAEETARAIENMTVRGAPAIGVAAAYGLVLALKGEDFAAAARRLAGTRPTAVNLFWAIRRMEALWRANEDKNKDELYLIMEKEAKNIHDEDIEINKSIGRFGQEVLPERGAAVTHCNAGALATAGYGTALGVFRAAAEAGKEIKIYADETRPRLQGSLLTAYELQRDGFDVTVITDSMAAFLMSRVKIDAAVTGADRVAMNGDAANKIGTYSLAIAAKRHGVPFYIAAPLSTFDTGCASGADIPIEERGGGEVRAVDGVEVVPEEIKVWNPAFDVTPNELITGIITERGIIRAPFAENIKNFFRGGKGKDEE, via the coding sequence ATGCTGCCCGCGACGATAATATGGGAAGAGGGCCGGCTGCTGCTCCTTGACCAGCGGCAGCTTCCCCGCAGGACCGAGTATGTGACCTGCGAAAGCGCCGAAGAGACGGCGCGCGCGATAGAGAATATGACGGTCCGAGGCGCGCCCGCCATCGGGGTGGCCGCGGCCTACGGCCTTGTCCTCGCGCTCAAAGGCGAAGATTTCGCCGCGGCGGCGCGGCGGCTTGCCGGGACGCGCCCCACGGCGGTGAACCTCTTCTGGGCCATCAGGCGCATGGAGGCTCTTTGGCGCGCGAACGAGGATAAAAATAAAGATGAACTCTACCTCATCATGGAGAAAGAGGCAAAAAACATCCATGACGAGGATATCGAGATAAATAAAAGTATCGGCCGCTTCGGGCAGGAAGTACTGCCCGAGCGCGGCGCGGCGGTCACCCACTGCAACGCGGGGGCGCTCGCGACGGCCGGTTACGGCACGGCGCTCGGAGTCTTCCGCGCCGCCGCCGAGGCGGGCAAGGAGATAAAGATCTACGCCGACGAGACGCGGCCGCGTCTGCAGGGCAGTTTGCTCACCGCCTACGAACTTCAGCGGGACGGCTTTGATGTGACGGTGATCACCGATTCGATGGCCGCCTTTCTCATGTCGCGCGTGAAGATCGACGCCGCCGTCACCGGCGCGGACCGCGTGGCGATGAACGGCGACGCCGCGAACAAGATCGGCACCTACAGCCTCGCGATCGCCGCGAAACGGCACGGCGTGCCCTTCTATATCGCCGCGCCGCTTTCCACCTTCGACACTGGCTGCGCCTCCGGCGCGGATATCCCGATCGAGGAGCGCGGCGGCGGGGAGGTGCGCGCCGTCGACGGCGTCGAGGTGGTGCCGGAGGAGATAAAGGTCTGGAATCCGGCCTTCGACGTTACGCCGAACGAACTTATCACGGGGATCATTACGGAGCGCGGCATCATCCGCGCGCCGTTTGCCGAAAATATAAAAAATTTTTTCCGGGGAGGAAAAGGTAAAGATGAGGAATGA
- a CDS encoding adenosylhomocysteinase: protein MRNEFKIADINLAPEGHRRMEWAWEYMPVLRLIAEKETPAQPLAGVVVGTCLHLEAKTACLLKVLHQLGATVVTAGSNPLSTQDPICAALVEEGVHVFSRRGMSAEEYSENLREMLKWDPQVIIDDGGDVVSMIIEERRDLIKNILGGCEETTTGIKRLKAMAEEGVLPFPMLAVNDAQSKHLFDNRYGTGQSVWDAILRTTNLIVAGKNVVVSGYGWCGKGTAKRAAGLGARVIVVEVDPHRALEALMDGFEVMDMNAASRVGDVFITVTGNTKVIRREHFENMKDGVLLANAGHFDVEVYVPDLRELAVERRQPRDNIETFVTADGRRLHLLGEGRLVNLAAGDGHPVEIMDLSFAMQLLSSLYIANNRLEPGLYNVPEELDRRIAELKLESLGITIEKLTPEQEEYMASWRE, encoded by the coding sequence ATGAGGAATGAATTTAAGATCGCGGATATAAATCTCGCCCCCGAGGGGCACCGCCGGATGGAGTGGGCCTGGGAGTATATGCCCGTCCTGCGGCTGATAGCCGAGAAGGAGACTCCAGCGCAGCCGCTGGCCGGCGTGGTCGTCGGTACCTGCCTCCACCTTGAGGCCAAGACGGCCTGCCTGCTGAAGGTGCTCCACCAGCTTGGCGCGACTGTCGTTACGGCGGGCAGCAACCCGCTTTCGACGCAGGACCCGATATGCGCCGCGCTCGTTGAAGAGGGCGTCCACGTATTCAGCCGCCGCGGCATGAGCGCGGAGGAGTACAGCGAGAACCTTCGCGAGATGCTCAAGTGGGACCCGCAGGTGATCATCGACGACGGCGGCGACGTGGTCTCGATGATAATCGAGGAGCGCCGCGACCTGATAAAGAACATCCTCGGCGGCTGTGAAGAGACGACCACCGGCATCAAACGCCTCAAGGCGATGGCCGAGGAGGGCGTGCTGCCCTTCCCGATGCTTGCCGTCAACGATGCGCAGAGCAAACACCTCTTTGACAACCGTTACGGCACGGGGCAGTCGGTGTGGGACGCGATCCTGCGCACGACGAACCTTATCGTCGCTGGTAAAAACGTCGTCGTCTCCGGCTACGGCTGGTGCGGCAAGGGAACCGCGAAGAGGGCGGCGGGGCTCGGTGCGCGCGTCATCGTCGTCGAGGTCGATCCTCACCGCGCGCTTGAGGCGCTGATGGACGGTTTCGAGGTGATGGACATGAACGCCGCGAGCAGGGTCGGAGACGTTTTCATCACCGTCACGGGAAATACGAAGGTTATCCGCCGCGAACATTTTGAGAATATGAAGGACGGCGTCCTGCTCGCGAACGCGGGCCACTTCGACGTGGAGGTCTATGTGCCCGACCTCCGTGAACTGGCCGTCGAAAGGCGTCAGCCGCGCGACAATATAGAGACATTCGTGACCGCAGACGGCCGCAGGCTTCACCTGCTCGGAGAGGGACGTCTCGTCAACCTCGCCGCCGGCGACGGCCACCCGGTAGAGATAATGGACCTCAGCTTCGCGATGCAGCTGCTTTCGTCGCTCTATATCGCGAACAACCGGCTGGAGCCGGGGCTTTACAACGTGCCGGAGGAGCTTGACCGGCGCATCGCGGAGCTCAAGCTCGAGTCTCTTGGGATAACGATCGAGAAGCTTACGCCGGAGCAGGAAGAATATATGGCGAGCTGGAGGGAATAG
- the nusB gene encoding transcription antitermination factor NusB, with product MSRMARLRHRAREVALQLIYMLDMRPETPPQEALELLPADEALELFSAELADEGAESPDKKKFPSVSAFDLSLSESERDEVLAYATELFRGVRSNSVKIEDIIRVNMESKWRPERLVAIDKAVISLALYEGIIAQSVPVNVAISEAVEIAKAFGTEESGRFVNGVLGRIVRSDNERE from the coding sequence ATGTCCCGTATGGCGCGGCTGCGCCACAGGGCGCGCGAGGTCGCGCTGCAGCTGATATATATGCTTGACATGAGACCCGAGACCCCGCCGCAGGAGGCGCTGGAGCTTCTTCCCGCCGACGAGGCCCTCGAACTCTTCAGCGCGGAACTCGCGGATGAGGGCGCGGAATCTCCGGATAAAAAGAAGTTCCCCTCGGTATCCGCTTTCGACCTCTCTCTCTCGGAGTCTGAGCGGGACGAGGTGCTGGCCTACGCAACGGAGCTCTTCCGCGGCGTGCGCAGCAACAGCGTGAAGATCGAGGACATTATCCGCGTGAATATGGAGAGTAAATGGCGTCCCGAGAGGCTGGTCGCGATCGATAAGGCGGTTATATCGCTGGCCCTCTATGAGGGGATCATCGCGCAGAGCGTCCCGGTGAACGTAGCGATATCCGAGGCGGTGGAGATCGCCAAGGCCTTCGGCACGGAGGAGTCCGGCCGTTTTGTGAACGGAGTGCTCGGACGCATAGTGCGCAGCGATAATGAACGCGAATAA
- a CDS encoding CD1247 N-terminal domain-containing protein, translating into MSAREKIAYLKGLIDGQNLTADSPDKAKFYTALVDALDSLAVAIEDHEEVHEELNAYLEQLDEDVSDIEDELDELYEDEDDDECCHHHHYDDDDEEDCEDFDEEEYESVTCPNCNNDFYFEPAMYDEEEDLVCPHCGKPFKLPED; encoded by the coding sequence ATGAGCGCACGTGAGAAAATAGCATATTTGAAGGGGCTTATCGACGGACAGAATTTAACGGCTGATTCGCCTGACAAAGCAAAGTTTTACACCGCATTAGTTGATGCACTGGATTCCCTGGCTGTTGCAATTGAGGATCACGAAGAGGTACATGAGGAGCTCAATGCCTACCTCGAACAGCTTGACGAAGATGTCTCGGACATTGAAGATGAGCTTGACGAGCTCTACGAGGATGAGGATGATGACGAGTGCTGCCATCACCATCACTATGATGATGACGACGAGGAAGACTGCGAAGATTTCGACGAAGAGGAATACGAGTCGGTAACGTGCCCGAACTGCAACAACGATTTCTACTTTGAACCGGCTATGTACGATGAAGAGGAAGATCTCGTCTGCCCGCACTGCGGCAAGCCCTTCAAGCTTCCTGAAGATTAG
- a CDS encoding amidohydrolase, with amino-acid sequence MQNLYRDVIVWDGESKGARRCDVRTEGAEIVAVEPAGTFRYGSAYEGRGRTALLPGFVNAHGHAAMTLLRGLGEELPLMEWLEQRIWPVENKLNGDRVYTGTQLAVMEMLSTGTTCFADMYFFMDRVAEAALVSGMRAGLCRGIVGGADGAEKLEENLKLAKDYNGAQGLVSVQLGPHAPYTVPFELMKDIADAAKENDLAVQLHWLETTRDWPLSESSKSMTPEEFLEKTGIYSAKQLLLAHCVWIEKERLPFYAQPNITVAHNPKSNWKLGSGTAPVVDMQRAGVKVAIGSDGASSNNRLDMWDELRFAALAQKGANMDPTLLSAEDALRMATVNGARALGFEKTGLIKEGYTADFMLIDLDQPQYVGWDFDNLPGYLVYAGSSADVRTTVVAGETLYHMGAFTKMDAEKIMADAGEVRRYLTA; translated from the coding sequence ATGCAGAACCTTTACCGCGATGTGATCGTCTGGGACGGTGAATCGAAGGGCGCGCGCCGCTGCGACGTGCGCACCGAGGGGGCGGAGATCGTCGCCGTCGAACCGGCGGGGACCTTCCGCTACGGTTCGGCCTACGAGGGGCGCGGCAGGACGGCGCTGCTGCCCGGCTTCGTCAACGCCCACGGACACGCGGCGATGACGCTGCTGCGCGGCCTCGGCGAAGAGCTGCCTCTTATGGAGTGGCTTGAACAGCGGATCTGGCCGGTGGAGAACAAGCTCAACGGCGACCGCGTCTACACTGGTACGCAGCTGGCGGTCATGGAGATGCTCTCCACGGGAACGACCTGTTTCGCCGATATGTATTTCTTTATGGACCGGGTCGCCGAGGCGGCGCTGGTCAGCGGCATGAGGGCCGGCCTCTGCCGCGGCATCGTCGGCGGCGCTGACGGCGCGGAGAAGCTGGAGGAGAACCTTAAGCTCGCGAAGGACTATAACGGCGCGCAGGGGCTCGTGAGCGTACAGCTTGGCCCGCACGCACCATATACCGTCCCCTTTGAACTGATGAAGGATATCGCCGACGCGGCGAAAGAGAACGACCTCGCCGTTCAGCTGCACTGGCTGGAGACGACGCGAGACTGGCCGCTCTCCGAGTCGTCGAAGAGTATGACGCCCGAGGAGTTTCTTGAAAAGACCGGTATTTACAGTGCCAAACAGCTGCTCCTCGCGCACTGCGTCTGGATAGAGAAGGAAAGGCTGCCCTTCTACGCGCAGCCGAATATCACCGTGGCGCACAACCCTAAGAGCAACTGGAAGCTCGGCAGCGGCACCGCCCCCGTGGTGGATATGCAGAGGGCGGGCGTGAAGGTCGCCATCGGCTCCGACGGCGCTTCGAGCAACAACCGCCTCGACATGTGGGACGAGCTGCGTTTCGCCGCTCTCGCGCAGAAAGGGGCGAACATGGACCCGACACTGCTCTCCGCGGAAGACGCCCTGCGCATGGCGACGGTGAACGGCGCGCGTGCCCTCGGTTTTGAAAAGACGGGGCTTATCAAAGAGGGCTATACGGCGGACTTTATGCTGATAGACCTCGACCAGCCGCAGTATGTGGGCTGGGACTTTGATAATCTGCCGGGATATCTCGTCTACGCCGGTTCGTCGGCGGACGTCAGGACGACGGTCGTCGCGGGGGAGACGCTCTATCATATGGGGGCCTTCACGAAGATGGACGCTGAAAAGATCATGGCTGATGCCGGCGAGGTCAGAAGGTATCTGACGGCCTAA
- a CDS encoding Asp23/Gls24 family envelope stress response protein, producing MVESMNEDFNVEEKQDMESGLGQTNLEGKVRISEDVIAQLATKALNSVEGVSPASPGLMANLRLGRKTVNGVRISISDGDSPEIVVDAYISVKYGLRIPDVCWDVQEAVKEQVERYTGYAIKGVNIYVQGITFAEKKTADGEAADAADLLSGEEA from the coding sequence ATGGTTGAATCAATGAACGAAGATTTCAACGTTGAAGAAAAGCAAGATATGGAGTCGGGCCTGGGCCAGACAAATCTTGAGGGCAAGGTCCGTATTTCGGAGGATGTGATCGCGCAGCTTGCCACGAAGGCGCTGAACAGCGTCGAAGGGGTATCTCCCGCGAGCCCCGGTCTGATGGCTAACCTCAGGCTGGGCCGCAAAACGGTAAACGGCGTCCGTATCTCCATATCGGACGGCGATTCCCCCGAGATCGTGGTAGACGCCTATATCTCCGTTAAGTACGGCCTGCGGATTCCCGATGTCTGCTGGGACGTCCAGGAGGCGGTCAAAGAACAGGTGGAGCGCTATACGGGTTATGCGATCAAGGGCGTAAACATCTACGTTCAGGGTATCACTTTCGCGGAAAAGAAGACGGCCGACGGTGAAGCTGCCGACGCGGCCGATCTGCTCAGCGGCGAAGAGGCCTGA
- the xseA gene encoding exodeoxyribonuclease VII large subunit: MNANKNNIVTVDEMTASVREALFREPSLQNLSVRGELLGFKLHTSGHAYFTLLGANSRVACVLFRSYANSVLVWPKDGDEVLVRGKIDVYGARGSYQIYATTLLPLGAGAKARAKEALRLRLEQEGVFDPRLKRPLPRYPERVAVITSPTGAALQDILKLHSLRFPCAELIVIPSLMQGLGAPEEIVRAFELARRIPGLSCVMLARGGGNRDDLDIFDNEFVVRAIRLSPVPVITGLGHQIDSTLADMAADAAAPTPSGAAERLFPDGRALEAALLNAARNMRGRLEARIGFMDKNIAAAKGRLDRDIVRGHLQPAVDFTARAALSADNAISKRLREECAGLAAFAARLANLSPLALLAKGYSICADISGAVIRSAASMKAGDTVKIIMNDGSAEAVVKEVSHKPFFGEAK, from the coding sequence ATGAACGCGAATAAGAACAATATCGTAACGGTAGATGAGATGACGGCTTCCGTGAGGGAGGCGCTCTTTCGCGAGCCGTCGCTGCAGAATCTCTCCGTGCGCGGAGAGCTGCTAGGCTTTAAGCTTCACACCAGCGGACACGCCTATTTTACGCTGCTCGGCGCGAACTCCCGCGTCGCCTGCGTGCTCTTCCGCTCTTACGCGAACTCGGTGCTGGTCTGGCCGAAGGACGGCGACGAGGTGCTTGTCCGCGGTAAGATAGACGTCTACGGCGCGCGCGGCTCCTATCAGATATACGCGACGACGCTGCTGCCGCTCGGAGCGGGCGCGAAGGCGCGCGCGAAAGAGGCGCTGCGGCTGCGCCTGGAGCAGGAGGGGGTATTTGACCCCCGTCTTAAGAGGCCGTTGCCGCGTTACCCGGAACGGGTCGCCGTTATCACCTCGCCGACCGGCGCGGCGCTTCAGGATATTTTAAAGCTTCACTCGCTCCGCTTTCCCTGCGCGGAGCTGATCGTCATTCCCAGCCTTATGCAGGGACTCGGAGCTCCCGAAGAGATTGTGCGCGCCTTTGAATTGGCGCGGCGTATCCCCGGCCTCTCCTGTGTGATGCTTGCGCGCGGCGGCGGAAACCGCGACGATCTGGACATTTTTGACAACGAGTTCGTCGTGCGCGCGATAAGGCTCTCGCCCGTTCCCGTGATTACGGGGCTGGGCCACCAGATAGACAGCACTCTCGCCGATATGGCCGCCGACGCGGCGGCTCCCACGCCCTCGGGGGCGGCGGAGCGGCTCTTCCCCGACGGCCGCGCGCTGGAGGCGGCGCTGCTGAACGCGGCGCGCAATATGCGCGGACGGCTGGAGGCGCGCATTGGCTTTATGGATAAGAATATCGCCGCCGCTAAGGGGCGTCTTGACCGGGATATCGTCAGAGGCCATCTGCAGCCCGCCGTGGACTTTACAGCGCGGGCGGCGCTCTCCGCCGACAACGCGATATCCAAGAGGCTGCGGGAGGAGTGCGCCGGGCTCGCGGCCTTCGCCGCGAGGCTCGCGAACCTTTCGCCGCTCGCGCTGCTGGCGAAGGGCTACAGCATCTGCGCCGACATCTCCGGCGCTGTGATCCGTTCGGCGGCTTCGATGAAGGCCGGCGATACCGTGAAGATCATCATGAACGACGGCAGCGCCGAGGCAGTTGTGAAAGAAGTTTCCCACAAACCTTTTTTCGGGGAGGCAAAATAA